A DNA window from Mycoplasmopsis pullorum contains the following coding sequences:
- a CDS encoding class I mannose-6-phosphate isomerase produces the protein MKKIIPFKVEKIWGYELWLRSPLKGKETYYENGRKTKDGLLIKIIQADEPLSIQIHPSDGAAYDLDEREKGKAESWFVLDADWTSKIVHGMSFWYWDTFDELNREEEEMDFRIIKNMKKVKEYFNVRRVNKGEFIDIPAGRIHGLGFKGAANIRVIEAQTPSDLTYRIYDYDRVDSKTGKPRDLHFVDANFSYEYRKNLCLIDDETRPLEHGKFDGFENDFSQQFIISNHAPTDKAWRAGYVITQSDKDEYGYCLYEVKANEIFPEGSIYFIAPRYKKDFDVF, from the coding sequence ATGAAAAAAATTATTCCGTTTAAAGTTGAAAAAATCTGAGGTTATGAGCTATGATTACGTAGTCCACTTAAAGGAAAAGAAACCTACTATGAAAATGGTAGAAAAACCAAAGATGGTTTATTAATCAAAATCATTCAAGCTGACGAACCGCTTTCAATTCAAATTCATCCAAGTGATGGAGCTGCTTATGATTTAGACGAAAGAGAAAAAGGTAAAGCTGAATCATGATTTGTTCTAGATGCGGATTGAACATCAAAAATTGTTCATGGTATGAGTTTTTGATATTGAGATACTTTCGATGAACTAAATCGCGAAGAAGAAGAAATGGACTTTCGAATCATTAAAAATATGAAAAAAGTCAAAGAATACTTCAATGTGCGGAGAGTTAATAAAGGTGAATTTATCGATATTCCTGCTGGACGTATTCATGGTTTAGGTTTTAAAGGTGCAGCAAATATTCGTGTCATTGAAGCTCAAACTCCAAGTGATTTAACTTATCGCATTTATGATTATGATCGCGTTGATTCAAAAACTGGTAAACCACGTGACTTGCATTTTGTAGATGCTAATTTCTCATATGAATATCGTAAAAATTTATGCTTGATTGACGACGAAACACGACCTTTAGAACATGGTAAATTTGATGGTTTTGAAAATGATTTTTCACAACAATTTATTATTAGTAACCACGCTCCAACTGATAAAGCTTGAAGAGCTGGATATGTGATAACTCAAAGTGACAAAGATGAATATGGATATTGCCTTTACGAAGTCAAAGCTAATGAAATCTTTCCAGAAGGTTCAATTTACTTTATTGCTCCAAGATACAAAAAAGATTTTGATGTCTTTTAA
- a CDS encoding PTS sugar transporter subunit IIA encodes MSNLFNPKMTKYVNDKLDWVEVINKGVEILVENGYAKQTLADAILESTKQFGAYYVLERGLALLHAAPGDYALKNGTSVMILDDFVRFNNQEDKEARIIVTLSAVDSSSHLNILQEFSHYFMNDEFKKEILQVKNIEEFWNLIDKYKA; translated from the coding sequence ATGTCAAATCTATTTAATCCAAAAATGACAAAGTATGTCAATGACAAACTAGATTGAGTTGAAGTGATAAATAAGGGAGTTGAAATTTTAGTTGAAAATGGTTATGCTAAACAAACTTTAGCTGATGCAATTTTAGAATCAACTAAACAATTCGGAGCGTATTACGTTTTAGAACGTGGATTAGCATTATTACACGCTGCACCTGGTGATTATGCTCTTAAAAATGGTACAAGTGTAATGATTTTGGATGATTTTGTAAGATTCAATAACCAAGAAGATAAGGAAGCACGTATTATTGTTACATTATCGGCTGTTGACTCTTCTAGTCACTTGAATATTTTGCAAGAATTTAGTCATTATTTCATGAATGATGAGTTCAAAAAGGAAATTCTTCAAGTTAAAAATATTGAAGAATTTTGAAATTTAATCGATAAATATAAAGCTTAA
- a CDS encoding PTS sugar transporter subunit IIB — protein MVIQTVCGSGLGSSLLVEMNTKMVLDSLGVEYDSVEHTNVSSFTGNGVDYVVVGADVAPALDFPEERKIVLINILSKDELTQKLKEKLGL, from the coding sequence ATGGTTATTCAAACAGTATGTGGTTCTGGTTTAGGTTCATCTTTATTAGTTGAAATGAACACAAAAATGGTTTTAGATTCTTTAGGTGTGGAATACGATTCAGTTGAACACACAAATGTTTCATCATTCACTGGTAATGGTGTTGATTATGTTGTTGTAGGAGCTGACGTTGCACCTGCACTTGACTTTCCAGAAGAAAGAAAAATTGTGTTAATAAACATCCTTTCAAAAGATGAATTAACACAAAAATTAAAAGAAAAATTAGGATTATAA
- a CDS encoding PTS ascorbate transporter subunit IIC, with the protein MFFLEFIKQFLSTPAFVVGIFTLIGAVVLRKSFSQILISSFKVTIGFLILGGGAGVLVGSLGKFQSVFEYTYGLKGVIPNNDGFAGVLTNVSDIANVGSLIMIVGMILNLILAATSRFKYVYLSGHVLFYTSLMIAAVFITLGFDPKQTADFFLILFSGAALLASYMVISPALQQRHMNMIIGTNEIGLGHTGGFGYALSGYIGEGIGKLMKGKVLSTESIKFPKSLYFFRNSLVSLSITILIFYMFAFLPGGIKYQLNAAKWAEALGGTEKDAFLAAQGDTFLPYYETISGGNWLVTMFVQAFTFTAGVEIMLSGVRLFIGELVPTFKAFSDKLIKNSKAAVDCPVVFPYAPNAVLIGFISSFAAGLIGMAVTIGLNKVSSSILIILPGLVPHFFLGATSGVFGNVKGGIVGAIVGPFVHGLIITIVPLIFLLGNWVPATSEVLKALVPPKEQDGISSLNWGDTDYIIGAVPGLLGKINKWAGMIAPFVIYLGLMVDGFISKLFKKNKEVKVA; encoded by the coding sequence ATGTTCTTTCTTGAATTTATAAAACAATTTTTATCAACTCCTGCTTTCGTTGTTGGTATTTTCACCTTGATTGGTGCGGTTGTTTTACGTAAGAGTTTCTCACAAATTCTAATTTCATCATTTAAAGTTACAATTGGATTCTTAATTTTAGGTGGTGGAGCTGGAGTTCTTGTTGGATCTCTTGGTAAATTCCAATCAGTTTTTGAATATACCTATGGATTAAAAGGTGTTATTCCTAACAACGACGGTTTTGCCGGAGTTTTAACAAATGTGTCTGACATTGCCAATGTTGGTTCACTCATCATGATTGTAGGTATGATTCTTAACCTAATCTTAGCTGCAACATCACGTTTCAAATACGTATATCTTTCAGGTCACGTGTTGTTCTATACATCACTTATGATTGCTGCTGTATTTATTACATTAGGATTTGATCCAAAACAAACTGCTGATTTCTTCCTAATTTTATTCTCTGGTGCTGCTTTATTAGCATCATACATGGTTATTTCTCCTGCTTTACAACAAAGACACATGAACATGATCATTGGAACTAACGAAATCGGTCTTGGTCACACAGGTGGATTTGGTTACGCACTTAGCGGATACATCGGAGAAGGTATCGGTAAATTGATGAAAGGAAAAGTTCTTTCAACAGAATCAATTAAATTCCCTAAATCACTTTACTTCTTTAGAAACTCATTAGTTTCTTTATCAATTACAATTTTAATTTTCTATATGTTCGCATTCTTACCTGGTGGTATTAAATATCAACTTAATGCTGCTAAATGAGCAGAAGCACTAGGTGGTACAGAAAAAGATGCCTTTTTAGCTGCACAAGGTGACACATTCTTACCATACTACGAAACAATTTCAGGTGGTAACTGACTTGTAACAATGTTTGTTCAAGCCTTTACATTTACTGCTGGAGTTGAAATTATGCTTTCTGGGGTTAGATTATTTATCGGTGAACTTGTTCCAACATTCAAAGCTTTCTCAGATAAATTAATTAAAAACTCTAAAGCTGCTGTTGACTGTCCTGTTGTATTCCCTTACGCTCCAAATGCTGTGTTAATCGGATTCATTTCAAGTTTCGCAGCCGGATTAATTGGTATGGCTGTTACAATCGGATTAAACAAAGTTAGCTCATCAATCTTAATTATTTTACCTGGATTAGTTCCTCACTTCTTCTTAGGAGCTACTTCAGGGGTATTCGGAAACGTTAAAGGTGGAATTGTTGGTGCTATTGTAGGTCCATTTGTACATGGATTAATTATTACAATCGTTCCTTTAATTTTCCTTCTTGGAAATTGAGTACCTGCTACAAGCGAAGTTCTTAAAGCTTTAGTACCTCCAAAAGAACAAGACGGTATTTCATCTCTTAACTGAGGTGACACTGACTACATCATCGGTGCTGTTCCTGGATTATTAGGAAAAATTAACAAATGAGCTGGTATGATTGCTCCATTTGTAATTTACCTTGGATTAATGGTGGATGGTTTCATTTCAAAATTATTCAAAAAAAACAAAGAAGTTAAAGTTGCTTAA
- the argH gene encoding argininosuccinate lyase translates to MSKLWAGRFSKETDSLVDQLNSSIKFDQRMFCEDIDGTIAHAKMLNQINILSSEELQLLEQELYKIKNQIISGELIIDENAEDIHMFIEAELTKRIGDIGKKVHTGRSRNDQVAVDLRMYLKKEIKFLQSLILNLIKVLKNQIKVNLDTIMPGYTHLQKAQTITFAHHLFAYVDMLLRDFQRLNNTYSMMNYSPLEAGALATSTHPLKRVFTAQELGFNGVILNSLDAVSDRDYVIALASDLSILIMHLSRFSEEIILWSTNEFNFITLDDAYSTGSSMMPQKKNPDIAELTRGKTGRVFGNLISLLTIMKGLPLAYNKDLQEDKETIFDSVDTLKQILPVFSAMIATWTVNKEKMLNSAKSGFLNATDLADYLVKKQIPFREAHHIVGKIVALALSLNKEINQLTLAQLQSIDSRIESDVFGAIDIYACVNAKNIIGGPSITQNTQRVKALELIIEQYEQQIK, encoded by the coding sequence ATGTCAAAACTTTGAGCAGGACGTTTTAGTAAAGAAACTGATTCACTAGTAGATCAGTTAAATTCGTCAATTAAGTTTGACCAAAGAATGTTTTGTGAAGACATTGACGGTACCATCGCACATGCTAAAATGTTAAATCAAATTAACATTTTAAGTTCTGAAGAATTACAACTGCTTGAGCAAGAGTTGTATAAAATTAAAAATCAAATCATCTCAGGTGAATTGATTATTGATGAAAATGCTGAAGATATTCATATGTTTATCGAAGCTGAATTAACCAAAAGGATTGGTGATATTGGTAAAAAAGTCCACACTGGTCGTTCAAGAAATGATCAAGTAGCTGTGGATTTAAGAATGTACCTTAAAAAAGAAATTAAGTTTTTACAATCTTTGATTTTAAATTTAATTAAAGTTTTAAAAAATCAAATTAAAGTTAATCTGGACACAATAATGCCTGGTTACACACACTTACAAAAAGCACAAACAATAACCTTTGCTCATCACTTATTTGCCTATGTCGATATGCTTTTAAGAGATTTTCAAAGATTAAATAATACTTACAGCATGATGAATTATTCCCCACTCGAGGCCGGTGCACTTGCAACTTCAACTCATCCTTTAAAGCGTGTGTTTACCGCTCAAGAATTGGGATTCAATGGCGTAATTCTTAATTCCTTGGATGCAGTGAGCGACAGGGATTATGTAATTGCACTTGCTTCTGATTTATCAATTTTGATTATGCATCTCTCAAGATTTAGCGAAGAAATTATTTTGTGATCAACCAATGAATTTAACTTTATTACTTTAGATGACGCTTATAGTACCGGTAGCAGCATGATGCCACAAAAGAAAAATCCTGATATTGCAGAACTCACTCGTGGAAAAACCGGAAGAGTTTTTGGTAATCTGATTAGTTTGCTAACCATTATGAAAGGTTTACCACTAGCTTACAATAAAGACTTGCAAGAAGATAAAGAAACTATTTTTGACAGCGTTGACACTTTAAAACAAATTCTACCAGTCTTTAGTGCTATGATAGCAACTTGAACAGTAAATAAAGAAAAAATGTTAAACAGTGCTAAAAGCGGATTTTTGAATGCGACTGATTTAGCTGATTATTTGGTTAAAAAGCAAATTCCTTTCCGTGAAGCACACCACATTGTTGGTAAAATTGTGGCGTTAGCATTAAGTTTAAACAAAGAAATCAATCAATTAACTTTAGCTCAATTGCAATCGATTGACTCACGAATTGAATCAGACGTTTTTGGTGCAATTGACATTTATGCCTGTGTTAATGCGAAAAATATCATCGGTGGTCCAAGCATCACACAAAACACACAAAGAGTTAAAGCGCTCGAGTTAATTATCGAACAATACGAACAACAAATTAAATAA
- a CDS encoding argininosuccinate synthase, which translates to MNTTNNQKQQKERILLAYSGGLDTSVMISWLMENYDCEIVAMLGELGTQTNHEEITQKALKCGAEKVYIEDLNEDFIKNYVYPTLKANAIYEGKYLLGTSTARPCIAKRMIEIAKQENCTAIAHGCTGKGNDQVRFELAIKSLAPEMKIIAPWRFWEIKSRDQEIEYAQKRNIPVPVTKEENYSRDQNIWHLSHEGMDLEFPQNTPKYDSLLKFGKSPFKAKDEVTEIEIEFNKGVPVRVDNVTGDVEMLEYANKIGGENGIGIIDIVENRLVGMKSRGVYETPGGTIYYAAHRELELLCLDRPTLHYKDLVAQKYSELVYDGMWFHPLKEALDKFVDSLNENLTGVVKLKLYKGNVIPNGISSPYSLHDEELSTFNEDQVYNQGDATGFINLFGLSSKTIAQMKKKNEGQK; encoded by the coding sequence ATGAATACAACAAATAATCAAAAACAACAAAAAGAAAGAATTTTATTAGCTTATTCAGGTGGTTTAGACACATCTGTTATGATTTCATGACTTATGGAAAATTATGATTGCGAAATTGTCGCTATGTTAGGTGAATTAGGGACACAAACAAATCATGAAGAAATAACACAAAAAGCACTTAAATGTGGTGCTGAAAAAGTCTATATCGAAGACTTAAACGAAGATTTTATTAAAAATTACGTTTATCCAACACTTAAAGCAAACGCAATATATGAAGGAAAATATTTATTAGGAACTTCAACTGCAAGACCATGTATTGCAAAAAGAATGATTGAAATTGCAAAACAAGAAAACTGTACTGCAATTGCACACGGTTGCACCGGAAAAGGGAATGATCAAGTTAGATTTGAATTAGCAATTAAATCACTTGCTCCTGAAATGAAAATTATTGCTCCTTGAAGATTTTGAGAAATCAAATCAAGAGATCAAGAAATTGAATACGCACAAAAAAGAAACATTCCAGTACCAGTAACTAAAGAAGAAAATTACTCAAGAGACCAAAACATCTGACATTTAAGTCACGAAGGAATGGATTTAGAATTTCCGCAAAACACACCAAAATATGATTCATTATTAAAATTTGGCAAAAGTCCCTTTAAAGCAAAAGATGAAGTGACTGAAATTGAAATTGAATTTAACAAAGGTGTCCCAGTTAGAGTCGACAATGTGACTGGGGACGTCGAAATGTTAGAATACGCAAACAAAATCGGTGGAGAAAACGGAATTGGGATTATTGACATCGTTGAAAATAGACTTGTTGGTATGAAATCGAGAGGTGTATACGAGACCCCAGGCGGGACAATTTACTATGCTGCTCACAGAGAATTAGAACTTTTATGTTTAGATAGACCAACATTACACTATAAAGATTTAGTTGCTCAAAAATACTCTGAATTAGTTTATGATGGAATGTGATTCCATCCACTTAAAGAAGCATTGGACAAATTTGTTGATTCATTAAATGAAAACTTAACTGGAGTTGTAAAACTAAAATTATATAAAGGTAACGTAATTCCAAATGGTATTAGTTCACCATACTCATTACATGATGAAGAATTATCAACCTTTAATGAAGATCAAGTTTATAATCAAGGTGATGCAACTGGATTTATTAATCTTTTTGGACTTTCAAGTAAGACAATTGCTCAAATGAAAAAGAAAAATGAAGGACAAAAATAA
- a CDS encoding AAA domain-containing protein, with protein MALFKKTQNLINIDAKYQKLLNNLLDIQSKGDNAIFYHTSKINQDLLKILPKKEVKNIFNSKDFEYELESPEERNATIKASDCQNLDTLLKWSQETNTKITKKDLNLLKSDFDSNIESFVEKINNKNSSFYKEWKEHINRIQEIYTETGMWPLFIGSCFIKYSNGADFSFYAPLLLKPINVSIRRNKVVFSSRENSVIFNEKLLYALNKVTNNALPNLESFDNNSLKDAVDKTLETFKKEAKNLNFDDDIEFIAPLKEYIKNSEQEIFSTLEIKPGVALIVCHPLGNTLREALYNLIISKKIDNLIQNDYLVNHEHQVINDVVEKSKLIRIMSTDLTQEKAIVGSLSNSAVIVGPPGTGKSQTIANILVNILENNKRALFISQKKVALDVVLKRLGKYSNLVFQFFESNKSTKYEKTYFYKPLYEFYNQIRSVNDNVLIPKNEEKFFKTIETNYFEAKQDLISSPKKDLRAYFRIKKAGDIERHLEDIKLFYSLFENNFNTRNELKTYAQIYDSKNPIKKKHLSQRLNQHDNQWYKSLTPLKYSKEFRVKCRKAKAIKNLFKGNLSNFDLKDFITIGSIINFNTLRKFDLLENEYRDFIDNKNNQNTTPEQLENMSKRVSLTARKKLEAYKQNESNNVVVNTFLGKISRAETTPSLFVNKYKDLLKEIYNIFVGTPEILANFIDFEKDHFDYIIFDESSQIFLEKALPFVSLADKVIIAGDTQQMQPTNWFNKRDNEIEDEYSVDKVVSILDWALQNNLPKFFLEMNYRSNASELILFSSKEFYESRLKGLDYFNASDLDSILVYNTKGTWKDNKNDVEAKKVIELAKKYLVENKSMIILTFNRKQQDYIRSLIAKSEPKLFEKLEDGILLRNLENIQGDEADIVIVSIGYTSDAKLSSTYIGTGNGRNALNVAITRAKDKLIVVKSINNENVIPNNNINLVTFKEWLKFLDLSTTAKKNYTILELEKQDQKKKSYFEIEVIDWIKAQDFANRIEIVPNYAIGSYPIDLAILDKKTQNFLVGISLDDTANSESFEDMLDQKKKNDFIRSKNYPIVRISNFKFESENNTYLNKLKLAIDSKK; from the coding sequence ATGGCTCTTTTTAAAAAGACACAAAACTTGATTAATATCGATGCGAAATATCAAAAATTACTTAATAATTTGCTCGATATTCAATCTAAAGGTGATAATGCTATTTTTTATCACACATCTAAAATAAATCAGGATTTGTTAAAAATCCTACCAAAAAAAGAAGTCAAAAATATTTTCAATAGTAAAGATTTTGAATACGAACTAGAATCTCCAGAAGAAAGAAACGCGACCATTAAAGCGAGTGATTGTCAAAACTTAGACACTTTACTTAAATGATCACAAGAAACAAACACTAAAATCACTAAAAAAGATTTAAACCTATTAAAAAGCGATTTTGATTCAAATATAGAGTCATTCGTCGAAAAAATTAATAATAAAAACTCATCATTTTATAAAGAATGAAAAGAACATATTAATCGAATACAAGAAATTTATACTGAAACTGGTATGTGACCGCTTTTTATTGGTTCATGCTTTATTAAGTATTCAAATGGTGCGGATTTTTCTTTTTATGCTCCGCTTTTACTTAAACCAATTAACGTTTCAATTCGACGCAACAAAGTAGTGTTTAGCTCGCGTGAAAATTCCGTTATCTTTAATGAAAAATTGCTTTATGCGTTAAATAAAGTCACAAATAATGCTTTACCAAATTTAGAGAGTTTTGATAATAACTCGCTTAAAGATGCGGTTGATAAAACGCTCGAAACCTTTAAAAAAGAAGCAAAAAACTTAAATTTTGACGATGATATTGAGTTTATCGCACCACTTAAGGAATACATTAAGAATTCCGAACAAGAGATTTTTTCAACCTTAGAAATTAAACCTGGAGTCGCTTTAATCGTTTGTCATCCCCTAGGGAATACTTTACGTGAAGCACTTTATAACCTAATTATCAGTAAAAAAATTGATAACTTGATTCAAAACGATTATTTAGTTAATCACGAACATCAAGTAATAAATGATGTAGTTGAAAAATCAAAATTAATTCGGATTATGTCAACCGATTTAACACAAGAAAAGGCAATTGTTGGTTCCTTGTCCAACTCAGCTGTGATTGTTGGTCCGCCTGGGACAGGTAAGAGTCAAACCATCGCCAACATCCTTGTCAATATTTTGGAAAATAATAAGCGAGCACTCTTTATTTCACAGAAAAAAGTTGCTTTGGATGTAGTGCTCAAGCGTCTTGGTAAGTACTCAAATTTAGTTTTTCAGTTTTTCGAGTCAAATAAATCAACTAAGTACGAAAAAACCTACTTTTATAAACCACTCTATGAATTTTATAATCAGATTCGAAGTGTCAATGATAATGTGTTGATACCAAAAAACGAAGAAAAATTTTTCAAGACTATTGAAACAAATTATTTTGAGGCCAAACAAGATTTGATTTCGTCCCCTAAAAAGGACTTACGAGCTTATTTTCGAATCAAAAAAGCTGGGGACATTGAGCGACATTTAGAAGATATTAAACTTTTTTATTCGTTATTTGAAAACAATTTTAATACACGAAATGAGCTAAAAACTTATGCTCAAATTTACGATAGTAAAAATCCAATCAAGAAAAAACATTTAAGTCAAAGATTAAATCAACATGATAATCAATGGTATAAGAGTTTAACACCACTAAAATACAGCAAAGAATTTCGCGTTAAATGTCGTAAAGCAAAAGCTATTAAGAACTTATTTAAAGGTAATTTAAGCAATTTTGACCTTAAGGACTTCATTACAATTGGATCGATAATCAACTTTAATACCTTACGCAAATTTGACCTATTAGAAAATGAATATCGTGATTTTATTGATAATAAAAATAACCAAAATACCACACCGGAGCAATTAGAAAACATGTCTAAACGCGTGTCGCTCACTGCACGCAAAAAACTTGAAGCGTACAAGCAAAATGAGTCCAATAACGTGGTGGTTAATACCTTTTTAGGTAAGATTTCACGTGCTGAAACCACTCCGTCATTGTTTGTAAATAAATATAAAGACCTTTTAAAAGAAATCTACAATATTTTTGTTGGTACTCCTGAAATTTTGGCCAATTTCATCGATTTTGAAAAGGATCATTTTGACTACATTATTTTTGATGAGTCATCTCAAATTTTCCTTGAAAAAGCTCTACCATTTGTTTCGCTTGCGGACAAAGTCATCATCGCTGGTGACACTCAACAAATGCAACCAACTAACTGATTCAACAAGAGGGACAATGAAATTGAAGACGAGTACAGCGTGGACAAGGTTGTTTCGATTTTAGATTGAGCATTACAAAATAATTTACCAAAATTTTTCTTAGAAATGAATTACCGTAGTAATGCATCGGAATTAATTCTCTTCTCATCAAAAGAATTTTATGAAAGTCGACTCAAGGGATTAGATTATTTTAACGCATCAGATTTAGATTCGATCCTAGTTTATAACACTAAAGGAACTTGAAAAGACAATAAAAATGATGTTGAAGCTAAAAAAGTGATCGAATTAGCCAAAAAATATCTTGTCGAAAACAAATCGATGATTATTTTGACTTTTAATCGTAAACAGCAAGATTATATTCGTAGTTTAATCGCTAAAAGTGAACCAAAACTCTTTGAAAAACTTGAAGACGGTATTTTATTGCGTAATTTAGAAAATATTCAAGGCGATGAAGCTGATATTGTAATTGTTTCAATTGGATACACAAGTGACGCAAAACTTTCAAGCACCTACATCGGTACCGGAAATGGACGTAATGCGTTAAATGTTGCTATTACACGAGCAAAAGACAAGTTAATTGTGGTTAAATCAATCAATAATGAAAATGTCATACCAAATAACAACATCAATTTAGTAACTTTTAAGGAATGACTTAAGTTTTTAGATTTAAGTACCACAGCAAAGAAGAATTACACAATTTTAGAACTTGAAAAACAAGATCAAAAGAAGAAAAGTTACTTTGAAATAGAAGTAATTGATTGAATTAAAGCACAAGATTTCGCTAATCGTATCGAAATTGTCCCCAATTATGCAATTGGTTCTTATCCAATCGATTTAGCCATTTTAGATAAGAAAACTCAAAACTTTTTAGTCGGAATTAGTTTAGACGATACAGCAAATTCCGAAAGTTTTGAAGACATGTTAGATCAAAAGAAAAAGAATGATTTTATTAGATCAAAAAATTATCCAATTGTTAGAATTAGTAATTTCAAGTTTGAAAGCGAAAATAACACATACTTAAACAAATTAAAACTCGCCATCGACTCAAAAAAATAA
- a CDS encoding MSC_0882 family membrane protein: MKFNPTTFWKFKSNNKSDSAPLQTTNVVNSVVQNSLNMSNSHNSTVPGDTQDNSEGQIPKKLVPQNLSYVIGIVNLQRKTSLLLILISLSFLITSGILIGCWIAKLLENTFFGMTNLKFLLPLILLISLFSLVHFSLKYRFIKRLLISLREDGKQQFYNGTSALFYKEYKKLNLLQLHLNWILAYVVTFYGLFTLIVYLLRHTVIDAGSVDGNYHIQLNISQMLFQSFGNLNTFSLINLLIIIIFSAFIVMWKLIINYKNKLIVATFQEDFYQIEKLVDERKNILNRRYFIGYVILSIIALIPLAILLWKFIRKMIKK; encoded by the coding sequence ATGAAATTTAATCCTACTACATTTTGAAAATTCAAAAGCAATAACAAAAGTGATTCCGCACCGCTACAAACAACCAACGTAGTCAATTCAGTTGTGCAAAATAGTCTCAACATGAGCAACTCGCACAACTCAACTGTCCCAGGGGACACTCAAGACAATTCAGAGGGACAAATTCCAAAAAAACTCGTACCACAAAATCTCTCTTATGTCATTGGAATCGTTAATTTACAGCGTAAAACGTCATTACTCTTGATCTTAATTTCGCTCTCATTTTTAATTACTAGCGGCATTTTGATTGGATGTTGAATCGCTAAATTGCTAGAAAATACATTTTTTGGTATGACCAATTTAAAATTTCTTTTACCGTTGATTTTATTAATTTCGTTGTTTTCACTTGTCCATTTTAGTTTGAAATATCGTTTTATCAAACGACTATTAATTTCACTACGTGAAGATGGAAAACAACAATTTTACAATGGTACCAGTGCACTATTCTACAAAGAATATAAGAAATTGAATTTATTGCAATTACACCTTAATTGAATTTTAGCTTATGTAGTCACTTTTTATGGTTTATTCACGTTAATCGTTTATTTATTGCGTCATACGGTAATTGATGCAGGTTCCGTTGATGGAAATTATCATATTCAACTAAATATTTCACAAATGTTATTCCAAAGTTTTGGTAATTTGAACACCTTTAGCTTGATTAATTTATTAATTATTATCATTTTTAGTGCATTTATCGTAATGTGAAAACTCATTATCAATTACAAAAACAAACTAATTGTTGCGACATTCCAAGAAGATTTTTATCAAATTGAAAAATTAGTTGATGAGCGGAAAAACATTTTAAACCGTAGATATTTTATTGGTTATGTGATTTTGTCAATTATCGCATTAATTCCTTTGGCAATCCTTTTGTGAAAATTTATTCGAAAAATGATTAAAAAGTAA